One Fundulus heteroclitus isolate FHET01 chromosome 1, MU-UCD_Fhet_4.1, whole genome shotgun sequence genomic window carries:
- the LOC105915241 gene encoding glutathione synthetase isoform X2 — protein sequence MASSIPDEVMMNAALIKELADVAKDEALLQGVLMRTKETPNSSELVTYAPFTLFPSPVPKPVFHQALAVQTHFNTMVDKISQDTDFLQEALASTIEVDDFTARLFKIHQQILKEGKSQSIVLGLNRSDYMLDQKDEKTSSLKQIEINTIAASFGGLSSRTPDVHRHILKVCGRLEESRQILANNPAAGLARALAKAWELYASERAVVLFLVEEVQRNIFDHRYIESELWKRNIPSVRKRFDEVYETGSLDPDKRLFVDGKEVAVVYFRDGYMPQNYINEQCWDVRLMMERSRAVKCPDISTHLAGTKKVQQVLTRPGVLERFFPERPEVVQQIRATFAGLYTLDVGPEGDNTVAMALAEPDRFVLKPQREGGGNNIYGSEIVRVLEAVKGSTERTAYILMDKINPAPVQNYLLRRDAPLVISNCLSELGVFGAYVRQGEHMVMNECVGHLLRTKSSEHEDGGVAAGVAVLDNPLLV from the exons ATGGCCTCCAGCATACCGGATGAGGTGATGATGAACGCTGCTCTGATAAAAGAATTAGCCGATGTGGCAAAAGATGAAGCCCTTCTGCAGGGAGTATTAATGAGGACCAAGGAGACCCCGAACTCATCTGAG TTGGTGACGTACGCTCCGTTCACTCTCTTCCCTTCGCCTGTGCCCAAACCCGTGTTCCACCAGGCTCTTGCGGTGCAGACCCACTTCAACACAATGGTGGACAAGATCAGCCAGGACACAGACTTCCTGCAGGAGGCTTTAGCCAG CACCATTGAAGTAGACGATTTCACTGCGAGGCTGTTCAAGATCCACCAGCAGATCCTAAAAGAAGGAAAGTCTCAG tCTATTGTGTTGGGTCTCAATCGTTCTGACTACATGTTGGACCAGAAGGATGAGAAAACATCTTCTCTGAAGCAGATCGAGATCAATACTATTGCTGCAAGCTTTGGCGGCCTCTCCTCTCGCACGCCTGACGTACACAG ACACATCCTGAAGGTGTGCGGCAGGCTGGAGGAGAGCCGTCAGATCCTGGCCAACAACCCTGCGGCCGGTCTGGCCAGGGCACTCGCCAAAGCCTGGGAGCTGTACGCATCAGAGAG agCGGTTGTCCTGTTCTTGGTGGAGGAAGTCCAGAGGAACATCTTTGACCACCGCTACATTGAAAGTGAACTCTGGAAGAG AAACATCCCCTCAGTAAGAAAACGGTTTGATGAGGTCTATGAAACAGGATCTCTTGATCCGGACAAGCGGCTGTTTGT GGATGGAAAAGAAGTAGCAGTGGTGTACTTCAGGGACGGTTACATGCCACAGAACTACATCAACGAACAG TGCTGGGATGTTCGTCTCATGATGGAGCGCTCTCGGGCTGTAAAGTGTCCAGATATCAGCACTCACCTGGCAGGAACCAAGAAGGTCCAGCAAGTGCTGACCAGGCCTGGAGTTCTGGAGAGGTTTTTCCCAGAACGGCCCGAGGTGGTGCAACAAATCAGAGCGACTTTTGCTGGCCTCTACACGCTAGACGTG GGACCAGAGGGTGACAACACGGTAGCGATGGCCTTGGCAGAACCAGACCGGTTTGTTCTGAAGCCTCAGCGAGAGGGAGGAG GTAACAACATCTATGGCTCAGAGATTGTCCGGGTCCTAGAGGCGGTGAAGGGGAGCACAGAGCGGACGGCCTATATCCTGATGGATAAAATTAATCCCGCTCCAGTACAGAACTACTTGCTGAGAAGAGACGCTCCCCTGGTGATCAGTAACTGTCTGAGTGAGCTGGGAGTGTTCGGGGCGTATGTCAG GCAGGGGGAGCACATGGTGATGAATGAGTGCGTTGGTCACCTGCTGAGGACCAAGAGTTCAGAGCACGAGGACGGGGGCGTGGCCGCCGGCGTGGCCGTTCTGGACAACCCTCTACTCGTCTAA
- the LOC105915241 gene encoding glutathione synthetase isoform X1, giving the protein MPRMASSIPDEVMMNAALIKELADVAKDEALLQGVLMRTKETPNSSELVTYAPFTLFPSPVPKPVFHQALAVQTHFNTMVDKISQDTDFLQEALASTIEVDDFTARLFKIHQQILKEGKSQSIVLGLNRSDYMLDQKDEKTSSLKQIEINTIAASFGGLSSRTPDVHRHILKVCGRLEESRQILANNPAAGLARALAKAWELYASERAVVLFLVEEVQRNIFDHRYIESELWKRNIPSVRKRFDEVYETGSLDPDKRLFVDGKEVAVVYFRDGYMPQNYINEQCWDVRLMMERSRAVKCPDISTHLAGTKKVQQVLTRPGVLERFFPERPEVVQQIRATFAGLYTLDVGPEGDNTVAMALAEPDRFVLKPQREGGGNNIYGSEIVRVLEAVKGSTERTAYILMDKINPAPVQNYLLRRDAPLVISNCLSELGVFGAYVRQGEHMVMNECVGHLLRTKSSEHEDGGVAAGVAVLDNPLLV; this is encoded by the exons AATGGCCTCCAGCATACCGGATGAGGTGATGATGAACGCTGCTCTGATAAAAGAATTAGCCGATGTGGCAAAAGATGAAGCCCTTCTGCAGGGAGTATTAATGAGGACCAAGGAGACCCCGAACTCATCTGAG TTGGTGACGTACGCTCCGTTCACTCTCTTCCCTTCGCCTGTGCCCAAACCCGTGTTCCACCAGGCTCTTGCGGTGCAGACCCACTTCAACACAATGGTGGACAAGATCAGCCAGGACACAGACTTCCTGCAGGAGGCTTTAGCCAG CACCATTGAAGTAGACGATTTCACTGCGAGGCTGTTCAAGATCCACCAGCAGATCCTAAAAGAAGGAAAGTCTCAG tCTATTGTGTTGGGTCTCAATCGTTCTGACTACATGTTGGACCAGAAGGATGAGAAAACATCTTCTCTGAAGCAGATCGAGATCAATACTATTGCTGCAAGCTTTGGCGGCCTCTCCTCTCGCACGCCTGACGTACACAG ACACATCCTGAAGGTGTGCGGCAGGCTGGAGGAGAGCCGTCAGATCCTGGCCAACAACCCTGCGGCCGGTCTGGCCAGGGCACTCGCCAAAGCCTGGGAGCTGTACGCATCAGAGAG agCGGTTGTCCTGTTCTTGGTGGAGGAAGTCCAGAGGAACATCTTTGACCACCGCTACATTGAAAGTGAACTCTGGAAGAG AAACATCCCCTCAGTAAGAAAACGGTTTGATGAGGTCTATGAAACAGGATCTCTTGATCCGGACAAGCGGCTGTTTGT GGATGGAAAAGAAGTAGCAGTGGTGTACTTCAGGGACGGTTACATGCCACAGAACTACATCAACGAACAG TGCTGGGATGTTCGTCTCATGATGGAGCGCTCTCGGGCTGTAAAGTGTCCAGATATCAGCACTCACCTGGCAGGAACCAAGAAGGTCCAGCAAGTGCTGACCAGGCCTGGAGTTCTGGAGAGGTTTTTCCCAGAACGGCCCGAGGTGGTGCAACAAATCAGAGCGACTTTTGCTGGCCTCTACACGCTAGACGTG GGACCAGAGGGTGACAACACGGTAGCGATGGCCTTGGCAGAACCAGACCGGTTTGTTCTGAAGCCTCAGCGAGAGGGAGGAG GTAACAACATCTATGGCTCAGAGATTGTCCGGGTCCTAGAGGCGGTGAAGGGGAGCACAGAGCGGACGGCCTATATCCTGATGGATAAAATTAATCCCGCTCCAGTACAGAACTACTTGCTGAGAAGAGACGCTCCCCTGGTGATCAGTAACTGTCTGAGTGAGCTGGGAGTGTTCGGGGCGTATGTCAG GCAGGGGGAGCACATGGTGATGAATGAGTGCGTTGGTCACCTGCTGAGGACCAAGAGTTCAGAGCACGAGGACGGGGGCGTGGCCGCCGGCGTGGCCGTTCTGGACAACCCTCTACTCGTCTAA